One Papaver somniferum cultivar HN1 chromosome 10, ASM357369v1, whole genome shotgun sequence genomic window carries:
- the LOC113315100 gene encoding uncharacterized protein LOC113315100, whose translation MAGEAATLPSSSRSSSTSLPKTFTYKKYSTNLHNNTISSYLNSSSSSETFTTTSPSIDTQQHQMRFGRKKKEDVVGLSYNSEKHFNGGNHEKKSRNSRIVDRGGRKIQRKKNDNNVHPKGVKPEAKPQKKSLAASVLKYWFPCELKKVNIRRFFPSFGCKCSCARAKSVDIEKSVRESKSSSQSHNKKVNYEGVDGCKEIRKVCNEVFNPNPFSLVLNEYTQPESSSEDEISCQKYDSVSSELQKSSDSPDLSSILPEKPQKPLEVFGSPISGKNVPCRVMETPKIFSSDGMFYDGDDSDSSSDLFEIKNINFSRLSDSSAEKTPRLSKNKKKGLVASTTPKRNTSIEKASISMSMQKRRDDILLSCRSYKAVNVARNNTYSIAKETQSDPQISHRLKDSARPVSENRTGHARHRDFKVTHVIRTMRRNSFS comes from the coding sequence ATGGCAGGAGAAGCAGCAACATTACCATCATCAAGTCGCAGCAGCAGTACAAGCCTGCCCAAGACTTTCACCTACAAAAAGTATAGTACCAATCTTCACAACAACACTATTTCTTCATATCTTAACAGCTCCTCTTCCAGTGAAACCTTCACAACCACATCCCCCTCCATTGACACTCAACAACACCAAATGAGGTtcggaagaaagaaaaaagaagatgtcGTTGGACTCAGTTACAACTCAGAAAAACACTTCAATGGAGGAAATCATGAGAAGAAGAGTAGAAACTCGAGAATTGTAGATAGAGGTGGAAGGAAGATTCAGCGGAAGAAAAATGATAACAATGTTCACCCTAAAGGAGTGAAGCCGGAGGCAAAACCACAAAAGAAAAGTTTGGCCGCGTCAGTCTTGAAATATTGGTTTCCATGTGAACTGAAGAAAGTGAACATTAGAAGATTTTTCCCAAGTTTTGGTTGCAAATGCTCGTGTGCTAGAGCAAAATCTGTTGATATCGAAAAAAGCGTTCGAGAAAGCAAAAGTTCATCACAAAGCCACAACAAGAAGgttaattatgaaggtgttgatGGGTGCAAGGAGATCAGAAAAGTatgcaatgaagtctttaatccAAACCCGTTCAGTTTGGTTCTAAATGAGTATACCCAACCGGAATCATCTTCTGAAGACGAGATATCCTGCCAGAAATATGATAGTGTAAGTTCCGAGTTACAAAAGTCATCTGATTCCCCAGATTTAAGTTCCATCCTGCCAGAAAAGCCGCAAAAGCCACTGGAGGTGTTTGGGTCTCCTATCTCAGGCAAGAATGTCCCTTGTAGAGTTATGGAAACTCCAAAAATATTCAGCAGCGATGGAATGTTTTATGACGGCGACGACAGTGATTCAAGTTCAGATTTATTTGAGATCAAGAACATCAATTTTTCAAGACTATCAGATTCGAGCGCGGAAAAAACGCCGCGGCTTAGTAAAAACAAGAAGAAAGGTCTTGTGGCAAGTACAACGCCCAAGAGGAATACCTCTATTGAAAAAGCTTCTATAAGCATGTCTATGCAGAAACGTCGAGACGATATTTTGTTAAGTTGCAGAAGTTACAAAGCAGTGAACGTAGCAAGAAATAATACGTACAGCATTGCCAAGGAAACCCAATCTGACCCACAAATTAGTCACAGGCTGAAGGATTCTGCCAGGCCTGTCTCGGAGAATCGAACCGGTCATGCTAGGCACAGGGATTTCAAGGTAACGCATGTTATACGTACTATGCGCAGAAATTCATTCTCGTGA
- the LOC113315357 gene encoding F-box protein At3g07870-like, with product MEKSSSTSIFTTNALESHDSGKSGFTFYTTGVEKKCCYTEYDENLNRFSGRTRINLRPPQSYSILGSCNGLVCFKCKFHNEPVYICNPITREYIVLPRVVGLDLLTGFGYCPSTNEYKVVTIGWRNILVYTLGSGGIGWRNVKHMDRDIISRRQIGEFANGSIHWVDKRGTIFVFNLADEELHRLPTPPCLHRARFIVRVLGDFLCATIDEDCVRAIWRLKNCKDNEDGSAYAAVIDTMYAGKTMKTESFLLSGLMDTMYH from the exons ATGGAGAAATCTTCTTCAACATCCATCTTTACCACAAATGCACTTGAATCTCATGATTCTGGTAAGTCGGGTTTCACATTTTATACAACAGGGGTTGAAAAAAAGTGTTGTTACACAGAGTATGATGAGAATTTAAACCGATTTAGCGGAAGAACAAGGATTAATTTAAGACCCCCCCAAAGTTATTCAATTCTGGGTTCCTGCAATGGTTTAGTTTGCTTCAAGTGTAAATTTCATAATGAACCTGTTTATATTTGTAATCCTATTACCAGAGAATATATTGTCCTTCCAAGGGTTGTAGGATTAGACTTGTTAACTGGGTTTGGTTACTGTCCttcaaccaatgagtacaaggttgttacCATTGGATGGAGAAATATTCTTGTATACACTCTTGGTAGTGGTGGCATTGGATGGAGAAATGTTAAACACATGGACCGTGATATAATATCTAGAAGACAAATTGGTGAGTTTGCGAATGGATCTATTCATTGGGTGGACAAGAGAGGAACCATTTTTGTGTTCAATTTGGCTGATGAAGAGTTACACAGACTTCCTACACCACCTTGTTTGCATCGAGCTCGTTTTATTGTTAGAGTTTTAGGCGATTTTTTATGTGCAACAATTGATGAAGATTGCGTTCGTGCCATATGGAGATTAAAGAATTGTAAAGATAATGAGGAT GGTTCAGCGTATGCTGCTGTGATAGATACAATGTATGCAGGAAAAACCATGAAAACTGAGAGCTTTCTTCTCAGTGGTTTGATGGATACAATGTATCATTAG